A window from Verrucomicrobiota bacterium encodes these proteins:
- a CDS encoding mechanosensitive ion channel family protein, translated as MTPVDFLEQWLAGGPDREVGRAIAFWARTIATVSVLVISLSLHFLISQFAIRAVERAVKQSRIRWDDIILRSGMIRWLVHLIPGVLIFLLTETALQGNDELIAGVQTVAYIYIVLVSLLALNAFLNSLLQIQSTAQSGRGVPLKVFVQVVQILLLIFGLILIISALVERPPGAVLAGLGAATAVLMLIFKDFILGLVAGVQLATNRMLKVGDWIAMPSRGADGTVIDVALTTIKVQNWDKTITSIPVYALVSDSFTNWAGMEQAGGRRIKRSIFIDSTSIQVCQEPMLKKFRKIRLLKDYLAEKEKELADWNASFEDANDTPVNARSLTNIGTFRAYILAYLERHPQIRKDMTLLVRQLQPTEQGVPIEVYCFTNDIRWAYYEGIQSDIFDHLLSVAREFGLRVYQKPSGQDLGRALQDLADT; from the coding sequence ATGACGCCCGTTGATTTTTTGGAACAGTGGCTGGCCGGCGGGCCGGACCGCGAAGTCGGCCGCGCGATCGCCTTCTGGGCGCGGACGATTGCGACCGTGAGCGTGCTCGTGATCTCGCTCTCACTCCACTTCCTGATCAGTCAATTCGCCATTCGAGCGGTCGAGCGGGCGGTCAAGCAATCCCGTATCCGCTGGGACGATATCATTCTGCGAAGCGGGATGATCCGCTGGCTGGTGCACTTGATCCCCGGCGTCCTCATTTTCCTGCTGACCGAGACGGCGCTCCAGGGGAATGACGAGCTCATCGCGGGCGTGCAGACGGTGGCCTACATCTACATCGTCCTGGTTTCCTTGCTGGCTCTCAATGCCTTTCTCAATTCGCTCCTGCAGATCCAGAGCACGGCGCAGAGCGGGCGGGGTGTGCCCCTCAAGGTCTTCGTGCAGGTGGTGCAAATCCTCCTTCTCATCTTTGGGCTCATTCTGATCATCTCGGCTCTGGTGGAGCGCCCCCCGGGCGCGGTCCTGGCGGGGCTGGGGGCGGCCACCGCCGTCCTCATGCTGATTTTCAAGGACTTCATTCTGGGCTTGGTGGCGGGGGTCCAACTGGCCACCAACCGGATGCTCAAGGTGGGCGATTGGATCGCTATGCCGAGCCGAGGAGCGGACGGGACGGTCATCGACGTGGCCCTCACCACCATCAAGGTCCAGAACTGGGACAAGACCATCACCAGCATCCCGGTCTACGCGCTGGTGAGCGATTCCTTCACCAACTGGGCCGGGATGGAGCAGGCTGGGGGGCGGCGCATCAAGCGATCCATTTTCATCGACAGCACCTCCATCCAAGTCTGCCAGGAGCCGATGCTGAAGAAATTCCGCAAGATCCGCCTTCTCAAGGACTACCTGGCTGAGAAAGAAAAGGAGCTGGCCGATTGGAACGCCAGCTTTGAGGACGCCAATGACACCCCGGTCAATGCCCGCTCCCTGACCAACATCGGGACTTTCCGGGCTTACATCCTGGCATACCTTGAACGGCACCCGCAAATCCGCAAGGACATGACCCTCTTGGTAAGGCAACTGCAACCCACCGAGCAGGGCGTGCCGATCGAGGTCTACTGCTTCACCAATGACATCCGCTGGGCCTACTACGAGGGGATCCAATCGGACATTTTCGACCACCTCCTCTCGGTGGCGCGGGAGTTCGGCTTGCGCGTCTACCAGAAGCCCTCCGGGCAGGATTTGGGCCGGGCCTTGCAGGACCTGGCCGACACCTGA